A section of the Streptomyces sp. NBC_01363 genome encodes:
- the lpdA gene encoding dihydrolipoyl dehydrogenase, whose protein sequence is MTRTAAGALATATATDKNGTGPDVLVIGGGTGGYSTALRAASLGLEVVLVERDKVGGTCLHRGCIPSKAMLHAAELVDGIAEAGERWGVKATLDSVDWPALVATRDDIVARNHRGVVDHLAHAAVEVVHGSAELTGPRSAHVTGHGAVVARRGIVLATGSRPRVLPGLKADGHRVVTSDDALFAPGLPRSVLVLGGGAIGVEYASFHRSMGADVTLVEAADRLVPLEDVDVSRHLTRGLKKRGIDVLTGARLTDADVVADGVLAAVRTSRGETRTVRAERLLVAVGRAPVTEGLGLAAAGLAADDRGHVAPADWSRLETSVPGIHVVGDLLPPPSLGLAHASFAEGLLVAETLAGLPSPAVDYAAVPRVTYSSPQTAAVGLTEAEARNAGHDVTVGTMPLTAVAKGMVHGRGGMVKIVAERGGRVLGVHLVGPQVSEMIAESQLIVGWDAEPADVARHIHAHPTLSEAVGEAFLTLGGRGLHQRS, encoded by the coding sequence ATGACGCGGACAGCAGCAGGGGCACTGGCGACAGCGACGGCGACGGACAAAAACGGGACCGGGCCCGACGTCCTGGTGATCGGCGGTGGCACCGGCGGATACTCCACCGCCCTGCGGGCCGCTTCCCTCGGTCTGGAGGTGGTCCTCGTGGAGCGCGACAAGGTGGGCGGCACCTGTCTGCACCGCGGCTGCATTCCCAGCAAGGCGATGCTGCACGCCGCCGAACTCGTGGACGGCATCGCGGAGGCCGGGGAACGGTGGGGGGTGAAGGCGACCCTGGACTCGGTGGACTGGCCGGCCCTGGTCGCCACCCGGGACGACATCGTGGCGCGCAACCACCGGGGCGTGGTGGACCACCTCGCCCATGCGGCGGTCGAAGTGGTGCACGGGAGCGCCGAGTTGACCGGGCCGCGCAGTGCCCATGTCACCGGTCACGGGGCAGTCGTCGCGCGCCGCGGCATCGTCCTGGCGACCGGGTCGCGACCGCGCGTGCTGCCGGGCCTGAAGGCCGACGGGCACCGGGTCGTCACCAGCGACGACGCGTTGTTCGCGCCGGGGCTGCCGCGGTCCGTCCTGGTGCTGGGCGGCGGGGCGATCGGCGTCGAGTACGCCTCGTTCCACCGGTCGATGGGCGCCGACGTGACCCTGGTGGAGGCCGCGGACCGGCTCGTACCGCTGGAGGACGTCGATGTGTCGCGCCATCTGACCCGGGGCCTGAAGAAGCGCGGGATCGATGTGCTCACGGGGGCGCGGCTGACGGACGCGGACGTGGTGGCCGACGGGGTGCTCGCGGCCGTACGCACCTCGCGCGGCGAGACCCGCACCGTGCGGGCCGAACGGCTGCTCGTCGCGGTGGGGCGGGCCCCGGTGACCGAGGGGCTGGGACTCGCGGCGGCGGGGCTGGCCGCCGACGACCGCGGCCATGTCGCGCCCGCCGACTGGTCGCGTCTCGAAACATCCGTGCCGGGCATCCATGTGGTGGGCGATCTGCTGCCGCCGCCGTCCCTCGGCCTGGCCCACGCGTCGTTCGCGGAGGGCCTGCTGGTCGCCGAGACGCTGGCCGGTCTGCCCTCACCGGCGGTGGACTACGCCGCCGTCCCCCGGGTCACGTACTCGTCCCCGCAGACCGCCGCGGTGGGCCTGACCGAGGCGGAGGCCCGTAACGCCGGGCACGACGTCACGGTGGGCACCATGCCGCTGACCGCCGTGGCCAAGGGAATGGTGCACGGGCGGGGCGGCATGGTGAAGATCGTCGCCGAGCGGGGCGGCCGGGTCCTCGGGGTGCATCTCGTCGGTCCGCAGGTCTCCGAGATGATCGCCGAGAGCCAGCTCATCGTCGGGTGGGATGCCGAACCGGCCGATGTGGCCCGTCACATCCACGCCCATCCGACGCTCTCCGAAGCGGTCGGCGAAGCCTTTCTCACCCTCGGCGGACGCGGGCTGCACCAGCGGTCCTGA
- a CDS encoding GNAT family N-acetyltransferase yields MTLAPQELTIRPLAGPHELGLFRRLSYTLDHELADDLESGRRRPEWMWVAMRGEHVVARIAWWSRTGEAPLLLDFFDLDDTLPEPERGEAGLKLLETATAAVVPAGAPRPEYGRFVPADWREDPAARDAVEARIRVMERSGARMLVERLRLEWRAGTPVPADSGRLRFRPVGDREDLLALMTPVMEGTLDAHGQADLASGLGAREAAEKHYDEELAGYGTPREWWRVAELPDGEPVGFVIPARNDYNPIIAYIGVLPARRGHGYVDDILAEGTRVLAAQDGVERIRAATDLGNVPMAESFARLGYVNFERSFDMVWD; encoded by the coding sequence GTGACCCTTGCACCACAGGAACTGACCATCCGTCCGCTCGCCGGCCCGCACGAGCTCGGGCTCTTCCGCCGGCTGTCGTACACCCTCGATCACGAGCTCGCCGACGACCTGGAGAGCGGGCGCCGTCGCCCCGAGTGGATGTGGGTGGCGATGCGCGGCGAGCACGTGGTGGCACGGATCGCGTGGTGGAGCCGGACCGGAGAGGCGCCGCTGCTCCTGGACTTCTTCGACCTGGACGACACCCTGCCCGAGCCCGAACGCGGCGAGGCGGGCCTGAAGCTGCTGGAGACGGCGACGGCGGCGGTCGTGCCCGCCGGCGCCCCGCGGCCCGAGTACGGACGCTTCGTACCGGCCGACTGGCGCGAGGACCCGGCCGCCCGCGATGCCGTCGAGGCCCGGATCCGGGTCATGGAACGCTCCGGTGCGCGGATGCTGGTCGAGCGGCTCCGTCTGGAGTGGCGTGCCGGTACGCCGGTTCCCGCCGACAGCGGCCGGCTCCGGTTCCGCCCGGTCGGCGACCGTGAGGATCTCCTCGCGCTGATGACACCGGTGATGGAGGGGACCCTCGACGCCCACGGGCAGGCCGACCTGGCGTCCGGGCTCGGTGCCCGCGAGGCCGCCGAGAAGCATTACGACGAGGAGTTGGCCGGGTACGGGACACCGCGCGAGTGGTGGCGCGTCGCCGAGCTCCCGGACGGTGAACCGGTCGGGTTCGTGATCCCGGCACGCAACGACTACAACCCGATCATCGCCTACATCGGTGTGCTGCCCGCCCGGCGCGGCCACGGCTACGTCGACGACATCCTCGCCGAGGGCACCAGGGTCCTGGCCGCGCAGGACGGCGTGGAACGGATCCGGGCCGCCACCGACCTCGGCAACGTACCGATGGCCGAGTCCTTCGCACGCCTCGGGTATGTGAACTTCGAGCGCTCCTTCGACATGGTCTGGGACTGA
- a CDS encoding alpha-L-fucosidase codes for MVASWWSRAGLGIFVHWTPASVPGWAPPYVPADELPQAGRRSPLGWTSYAEWYENALRFPDSPVSAHHRATYGSRPYTSFGGDFNDALESWDPTAWARGFRAAGARYAVLVTKHHDGFCLWPSGVANPHRARWHTTRDIVGEFAEAVRAEGLRFGVYYSGGLDWTFDDRPIGTGADTVSAVPRGSYPAYAGAQMRELIRRYRPDILWNDIAWPGSRADVQRLIGYYRFAVPHGVVNDRLFPYAPMWRALRLPGARALYDGWERRTVAQGEGFVPRRPPYYDFRTPEFARYSGPDPYEITRGIDHSFGYNRNSPPEAYLGREALETLVRETAAGGGNLLLNVGPRGEDATIPAEQQLRLEWLAEPASGLTGERSA; via the coding sequence ATGGTTGCTTCATGGTGGTCCCGGGCCGGACTGGGGATCTTTGTGCACTGGACGCCCGCCTCCGTACCGGGCTGGGCCCCGCCGTACGTCCCCGCGGATGAACTCCCGCAGGCCGGCCGCCGCTCGCCGCTCGGCTGGACCTCGTACGCCGAGTGGTACGAGAACGCGCTCCGGTTCCCCGACAGCCCCGTCTCCGCCCACCACCGCGCGACCTACGGCAGCCGCCCGTACACCTCCTTCGGAGGCGACTTCAACGACGCCCTGGAGAGCTGGGACCCCACCGCCTGGGCCCGCGGCTTCCGTGCCGCGGGCGCCCGCTACGCCGTCCTCGTCACCAAGCACCACGACGGCTTCTGCCTCTGGCCCTCCGGCGTCGCCAACCCGCACCGCGCGCGCTGGCACACCACACGTGACATCGTCGGTGAATTCGCCGAAGCCGTACGGGCCGAGGGGCTGCGCTTCGGGGTCTACTACTCCGGCGGACTCGACTGGACCTTCGACGACCGCCCCATAGGAACCGGCGCGGACACCGTCTCGGCCGTGCCGCGCGGCAGCTACCCCGCGTACGCGGGCGCCCAGATGCGCGAACTGATCCGGCGGTACCGCCCCGACATCCTCTGGAACGACATCGCCTGGCCCGGCTCACGCGCCGATGTGCAGCGGCTCATCGGGTACTACCGCTTCGCCGTTCCGCACGGCGTCGTCAACGACCGGCTGTTCCCGTACGCACCGATGTGGCGCGCGCTGCGGCTTCCCGGCGCCAGGGCCCTGTACGACGGCTGGGAACGCCGCACCGTCGCCCAGGGCGAGGGCTTCGTCCCGCGCCGGCCCCCGTACTACGACTTCCGCACCCCGGAATTCGCCCGCTACAGCGGCCCCGACCCGTACGAGATCACCCGCGGCATCGACCACAGCTTCGGCTACAACCGCAACTCCCCGCCCGAGGCGTACCTCGGCCGCGAGGCGCTGGAAACGCTGGTCCGGGAGACGGCGGCCGGAGGCGGCAATCTGCTGCTCAACGTGGGGCCGCGCGGCGAGGACGCGACGATCCCCGCCGAGCAGCAACTCCGCCTGGAATGGCTGGCGGAACCCGCCTCCGGACTCACCGGGGAGCGGTCGGCGTAA
- a CDS encoding GH1 family beta-glucosidase, which translates to MTVPSFPPGFLWGASASAFQTEGAADTDGKGPSGWDAFAAQPGRIKDGTDTTRGTGFHQHYREDVALLAGLGADAFRFSVSWPRVVPGGSGPVNPQGLDFYDRLVDELCAHGITPAPTLYHWDTPLPLDEEGGWLNRDTAYRFAEYAGIVAERLADRVPMWITINEPAEVTMLGYALGEHAPGRALLFDALPAAHHQLLAHGLAVRALRGAGADNIGIAVSHTPVWTAGDRDEDRLGAELYDTITNWLFADPVLTGRYPDENFAALMPGPVEDDLSTISTPLDWYGVNYYNPTLVGAPDADAQETFSGFRMPAELPFGIREIEGYEKTDFGWPVVPDGLRETLVQLHNRFGDRLPPLYITENGCAVDEPAEDTRRIAYLEGHLRALRTAIDAGVDVRGYFTWSLTDNVEWTEGASKRFGLVHIDYETLRRTPKDSYAWYRDLIRTQKAGGPGHRPDGGTPA; encoded by the coding sequence ATGACTGTGCCGTCGTTCCCGCCCGGTTTCCTCTGGGGAGCCTCCGCGTCCGCCTTCCAGACCGAGGGGGCGGCCGACACCGACGGCAAGGGCCCCTCCGGCTGGGACGCCTTCGCCGCGCAGCCCGGACGGATCAAGGACGGTACCGACACCACCCGCGGAACCGGGTTCCACCAGCACTACCGCGAGGACGTCGCCCTGCTGGCCGGCCTCGGCGCCGACGCCTTCCGGTTCTCCGTCAGCTGGCCGCGCGTGGTGCCCGGCGGCAGCGGACCGGTCAACCCGCAGGGGCTCGACTTCTACGACCGCCTCGTCGACGAACTCTGCGCCCACGGCATCACCCCGGCCCCCACCCTCTACCACTGGGACACCCCGCTGCCGCTGGACGAGGAGGGCGGCTGGCTCAACCGGGACACCGCCTACCGCTTCGCCGAGTACGCGGGCATCGTCGCCGAACGCCTCGCCGACCGCGTACCGATGTGGATCACCATCAACGAACCGGCCGAGGTCACGATGCTCGGCTACGCCCTCGGCGAGCACGCGCCCGGCCGCGCCCTCCTCTTCGACGCCCTGCCCGCCGCCCACCACCAGCTCCTTGCCCACGGCCTGGCCGTGCGCGCGCTGCGCGGCGCGGGCGCGGACAACATCGGCATCGCCGTCTCGCACACCCCCGTCTGGACCGCCGGGGACCGCGACGAGGACCGCCTGGGCGCGGAGCTGTACGACACGATCACCAACTGGCTGTTCGCCGACCCGGTCCTCACCGGCCGCTACCCCGACGAGAACTTCGCCGCGCTGATGCCGGGCCCGGTCGAGGACGACCTGTCGACCATCTCCACCCCGCTCGACTGGTACGGGGTCAACTACTACAACCCCACCCTCGTCGGCGCCCCGGACGCCGACGCCCAGGAGACCTTCTCCGGTTTCCGGATGCCCGCCGAACTCCCCTTCGGTATCCGCGAGATAGAGGGTTACGAGAAGACCGACTTCGGCTGGCCCGTCGTCCCCGACGGCCTGCGCGAGACCCTCGTCCAGCTCCACAACCGTTTCGGCGACCGGCTCCCGCCGCTCTACATCACCGAGAACGGCTGTGCCGTCGACGAGCCCGCCGAGGACACCCGCCGGATCGCGTACCTCGAAGGACATCTGCGGGCCCTGCGTACGGCCATCGACGCGGGTGTCGACGTACGCGGCTACTTCACCTGGTCGCTCACCGACAACGTCGAATGGACCGAGGGCGCCAGCAAGCGCTTCGGCCTGGTCCACATCGACTACGAGACACTGCGCCGGACGCCCAAGGACTCCTACGCCTGGTACCGCGACCTGATCCGCACACAGAAGGCGGGCGGTCCGGGACACCGACCTGACGGAGGGACTCCGGCGTGA
- a CDS encoding DUF1707 and FHA domain-containing protein, which yields MTSSFESHTYPVRLSDAQRDRVLGVLRDGAAQGRLSHDTFMRRMELALTARRSEELDALTADLEGEKRWSRRILRVVGGMSGFPGRVRRVWQTERLPKLLLPTPSPHPLLIGRDPGNGLRLNHETVSRLHAELTVRSGCWLLRDLGSTNGTCVNGQRVTGTVPVRDGDQVSFGRMSFRLSAPVLGPPG from the coding sequence GTGACGTCCTCCTTCGAGTCCCACACGTATCCTGTGCGGCTGTCCGACGCCCAGCGCGATCGTGTGCTCGGCGTGCTCAGAGACGGCGCGGCACAGGGCAGACTGTCCCACGACACCTTCATGCGACGCATGGAACTGGCCCTCACCGCCCGGCGTTCCGAGGAACTGGACGCGCTCACCGCCGACCTGGAGGGCGAGAAGCGCTGGTCACGGCGGATACTCCGGGTGGTGGGCGGGATGTCCGGATTTCCCGGCCGGGTGCGCCGGGTCTGGCAGACCGAACGGCTCCCGAAGCTCCTGCTCCCCACCCCGAGCCCGCACCCGCTGCTGATCGGCCGCGATCCCGGAAACGGCCTGCGGCTCAACCACGAGACCGTCTCCCGACTCCACGCGGAGCTCACCGTGCGGAGCGGCTGCTGGCTGCTGCGCGACCTCGGCTCGACCAACGGCACCTGTGTCAACGGCCAGCGGGTCACCGGCACGGTCCCGGTCCGCGACGGGGACCAGGTGAGCTTCGGACGGATGAGCTTCCGGCTCTCCGCGCCCGTCCTCGGGCCGCCCGGCTGA